One window of Nicotiana tomentosiformis chromosome 11, ASM39032v3, whole genome shotgun sequence genomic DNA carries:
- the LOC104115051 gene encoding protein STRICTOSIDINE SYNTHASE-LIKE 3-like, giving the protein MRPAAVFGGVFLVLAVYCGLDPFKHSAISEFPEFESFKVEMPAWSEFPVEKDSQNLLQKSEIKFLNQIQGPESIAFDPQGRGPYTGIADGRVVFWDGEKWNDFAYTSANRSGLCDPKPSPMSYLKNEHICGRPLGLRFDKRTGDLYIADAYFGLMKVGPEGGLAESLTTEAEGVRLGFTNDLDVDDEGNVYFTDSSTTYQRRNFMQLVFSAEDSGRVLKYNPRTKETTVLIHNLQFPNGLSLSKDGSFFIFCEGSKGRLRKYWLKGEKAATTEVIAILPGYPDNVRANERNEFWVAIHCRRTIYSYLNAIYPPLRQFLLKLPVSAKLQYLMHIGGRLHAVVVKYSPEGKLLQILEDRQGKVVKAVSEVEEREGKLWMGSVLMSFISVYQLE; this is encoded by the exons ATGAGACCAGCTGCAGTATTTGGTGGAGTGTTCCTTGTGTTGGCAGTGTATTGTGGATTAGACCCTTTTAAGCACAGTGCAATTTCTGAGTTCCCAGAGTTTGAGTCTTTTAAGGTTGAGATGCCAGCTTGGTCGGAATTCCCAGTTGAAAAAGACTCACAAAATTTGCTTCAGAAATCTGAAATCAAGTTCTTGAACCAAATTCAGGGACCAGAAAGTATTGCCTTTGACCCTCAGGGTAGAGGACCTTATACAGGAATAGCTGATGGGAGAGTTGTGTTTTGGGATGGTGAGAAATGGAATGATTTTGCTTATACATCAGCTAATAG GTCAGGCTTATGTGACCCAAAACCATCTCCTATGAGCTATTTGAAGAACGAGCACATCTGTGGTAGGCCTTTGGGGTTACGGTTTGACAAAAGAACAGGTGACTTATATATCGCAGATGCATATTTTGGGTTAATGAAGGTAGGCCCTGAAGGTGGATTAGCAGAATCTTTGACAACCGAGGCTGAAGGAGTGCGTCTAGGATTCACAAATGACTTGGATGTTGATGATGAAGGGAATGTTTATTTTACAGATAGCAGCACGACGTACCAACGCAG GAACTTTATGCAGCTGGTTTTCTCAGCAGAAGATAGTGGGAGGGTTCTCAAATACAATCCTAGGACAAAGGAAACCACTGTTCTTATCCACAACCTTCAATTTCCAAATGGTCTTTCACTTAGCAAGGATGGTTCCTTCTTTATATTTTGTGAAGGTTCCAAGGGCAG ATTACGAAAATACTGGCTGAAAGGTGAGAAAGCCGCAACCACAGAAGTAATAGCAATCCTCCCAGGGTATCCTGACAATGTGAGAGCAAATGAAAGAAATGAGTTCTGGGTAGCAATCCACTGTCGGCGCACCATTTATAGTTACTTAAATGCCATATACCCACCACTCCGTCAATTCTTGCTGAAGCTTCCCGTCTCTGCAAAGCTCCAATACCTCATGCACATTGGTGGCCGGCTCCATGCAGTCGTTGTGAAGTACAGCCCAGAAGGCAAGCTTTTACAGATATTGGAAGATCGACAAGGAAAAGTCGTTAAAGCTGTCAGCGAGGTAGAGGAGAGGGAAGGGAAGCTTTGGATGGGGAGCGTTCTGATGTCTTTCATCTCAGTTTACCAACTAGAATGA
- the LOC138901897 gene encoding uncharacterized protein, with translation MLDQGIIQPSSSPFASPVILVGKKDGTLRLCVDYRDLNKHTIKNKFPIPIVEDLLNELGGSVVFSKIDLRSGYHQLRMVVDDISKTAFRTHSGHYEYLVMPFGFNEKIIVIQNWPIPTTLKQLRGFLGLGGYYRRFIKSFGIISRPLTDLLKKEGFKWSPEATEAFNELKKALTQAPILALPDFTKTFVAETDAREYKKRAENKVADALSRITGVELLAMKNKADLAASPGLLSPLPIPYIAWSQIIMDFIDGLPMVKGYEVTMVVVDRLSKYAHFLALKHPYTAQTMAQAFLENIVKLHEDSTGWLACLPMAEYWYNTNYHSAIHTTIFEALYGRPPLIHLPYIPGESAASEVDNILTTREFKLQLLKHHLSRAQLRRKNQADKHMSDRSFQVGDWVYLKVQPYKQTTISSQPYHKPSSKFYGPFQVTKRIGSVAYTLLLSTSVKIHPTVHVSLLKKYHVIPDHISYPPVVDIADPQCPEPELVLQRRMVKRENKAVAQVLVKWQGILADDATWEYYTKLKIQFPHFDP, from the exons ATGTTGGACCAAGGCATAATTCAGCCTAGTAGCAGTCCATTTGCTTCTCCTGTAATTTTGGTAGGCAAGAAGGATGGTACTTTGAGGTTGTGTGTAGACTACAGGGATCTCAACAAGCAcactatcaagaacaaatttCCAATTCCTATTGTGGAAGATTTGTTGAATGAATTGGGAGGTTCAGTGGTTTTTTCTAAAATAGATCTCAGatcaggttatcatcagctaaGAATGGTTGTTGATGACATTTCTAAAACAGCTTTTAGGACTCATTCAGGGCATTATGAGTACCttgttatgccctttggctt TAATGAAAAGATCATAGTTATACAGAATTGGCCCATTCCAACTACCCTTAAACAGTTGAGAGGGTTTTTGGGATTAGGGGGCTATTATAGAAGGTTCATTAAGAGTTTTGGCATCATCAGCCGACCACTAACTGATCTCCTAAAGAAAGAAGGCTTCAAATGGTCACCAGAAGCTACTGAAGCTTTTAATGAGCTTAAGAAAGCATTAACTCAAGCTCCTATTTTAGCTCTACCTGACTTCACTAAAACTTTTGTGGCTGAGACTGATGCTAGGG AATACAAGAAAAGAGCTGAAAACAAGGTGGCTGATGCACTTTCTAGAATCACTGGTGTTGAACTATTAGCCATG AAAAACAAGGCTGATCTAGCAGCTTCTCCTGGTCTATTATCACCATTACCTATACCTTACATTGCTTGGTCTCAAATTATCATGGATTTTATTGATGGATTACCAATGGTTAAAGGGTATGAAGTTACCATGGTGGTGGTAGACAGATTGAGCAAGTATGCCCACTTCCTTGCTCTTAAACACCCTTATACTGCACAAACAATGGCACAAGCTTTCTTAGAAAATATTGTGAAGTTACATG AAGATTCTACTGGTTGGTTAGCTTGTCTTCCTATGGCTGAGTATTGGTACAATACCAATTATCATTCAGCCATCCATACCACTATATTTGAAGCTTTATATGGCAGACCTCCTCTTATTCACCTACCATACATTCCTGGTGAATCCGCTGCAAGTGAAGTGGATAACATTCTCACTACTAGAGAATTCAAACTTCAACTTCTCAAGCATCATTTGTCTAGAGCCCAGCTAAGGAGGAAGAATCAGGCTGACAAACACATGAGTGACAGATCCTTCCAAGTTGGAGATTGGGTGTATTTGAAAGTGCAGCCTTATAAACAGACAACCATATCTTCTCAGCCATATCACAAGCCATCTTCTAAGTTCTATGGACCTTTTCAAGTGACCAAGAGGATAGGTTCCGTAGCCTACACACTCTTGCTTTCAACATCAGTCAAAATTCATCCAACAGTCCATGTCTCCTTGTTGAAAAAATATCATGTTATTCCTGATCATATTTCTTATCCACCAGTAGTCGACATTGCTGACCCTCAATGCCCAGAACCAGAGTTGGTCTTGCAAAGAAGAATGGTGAAAAGGGAAAATAAGGCAGTGGCTCAAGTGCTTGTTAAATGGCAAGGAATACTAGCTGATGATGCTACGTGGGAATACTACACTAAGCTTAAAATTCAATTTCCTCACTTTGATCCTTGA
- the LOC104115049 gene encoding succinate dehydrogenase subunit 6, mitochondrial-like, with the protein MAEEESSFVRRHWEGYKEFWGERFSFFDNYSPFIKRDKPLPSWSPADVGEFIASDPLHGPTLKTAREAAKFGAVGGLIGAVSTAGVAWKYSRSLHGTALSFGAGAVFGWTFGQEVANHWLQLYRLDTMASQVKFMEWWQNKFEGQS; encoded by the exons ATGGCTGAAGAAGAATCGTCATTCGTGAGGAGACACTGGGAAGGATACAAGGAGTTCTGGGGAGAGAGGTTCTCCTTCTTTGACAACTACTCGCCCTTCATCAAGCGCGACAAGCCACTTCCTTCTTGGTCTCCAGCTGATGTCGGCGAATTCATTGCTTCTGACCCTCTTCATGGACCCACT CTGAAGACTGCTAGGGAAGCAGCAAAATTTGGTGCTGTAGGAGGCCTAATTGGAGCTGTTTCAACTGCAGGCGTTGCTTGGAAGTACTCAAGGAGTCTGCATG GTACTGCATTGTCTTTTGGAGCCGGTGCTGTCTTTGGCTGGACATTTGGACAGGAAGTTGCCAACCACTGGCTGCAGCTATACAGGCTCGATACCATGGCTTCTCAGGTTAAATTCATGGAATGGTGGCAGAACAAGTTTGAAGGACAGTCTTAA